One Numida meleagris isolate 19003 breed g44 Domestic line chromosome 6, NumMel1.0, whole genome shotgun sequence genomic region harbors:
- the LOC110401801 gene encoding tumor necrosis factor receptor superfamily member 10A-like isoform X1, with product MGVRTVGLLLLVTLLTMPGRGAEVCREGEYLYERSCCVLCPAGTYVVQHCKTPHSMGICDSCTEGKGYTAHANGLEECLLCRQCKDDQITLRTCTVTSDTECQCKQGYFCPAEGCEICQRCSQTCPEGKEIVQTCNATMDLGCGLPDQGNGYLTWVTAIILFAVVVVAGLLVFYTIRKCKSNKATLPDKEERGLAYEDSTLLSEVKITENNASHPDSENSGESPEGQVCTGANLEVKSTSPEENSAVSYERGIIPQQNLWCQAQECWKRIKDCSSSTKNRRNPTFQSNAQRKVRGVRMPAYRMVQEQKYQIIVKDLTQKEQRDCFLAFIKEVPVTKWRKFMRTHLEENVIDKIKYNWPSNIDEQSYQMLLIWKNTLGEKQCIIKLLDELWDIDTRAYSSIVSTLTSNNIISKIEATD from the exons ATGGGAGTGCGGACggtggggctgctgctgctg GTTACGCTGCTGACGATGCCTGGAAGAGGCGCAGAGGTCTGCAGAGAGGGAGAGTACTTGTATGAACGTAGCTGCTGCGTGCTGTGCCCGGCAG GTACTTACGTTGTTCAGCACTGCAAGACTCCGCATTCAATGGGAATATGTGACTCTTGCACCGAAGGGAAAGGTTACACTGCCCATGCGAATGGCTTGGAAGAATGCTTGCTATGCAGACAGTGCAAAGACG aCCAAATAACTCTGAGAACCTGTACTGTGACAAGTGACACTGAATGCCAGTGCAAACAGGGATACTTCTGCCCTGCTGAAGGCTGTGAAATATGTCAGAGATGCAGTCAAAC GTGcccagaagggaaagaaattgTGCAGACTTGCAATGCTACAATGGACCTAGGATGTGGCTTACCTGATCAAG GAAATGGATATCTTACTTGGGTGACTGcaataattttgtttgctgttgttgttgttgctggttTGCTTGTGTTCTATACAATAAGGAAGTGTAAGAGCAATAAAG ctacTTTACCTGACAAAGAAGAGAGAGGCCTG GCATACGAAGATAGTACGCTTTTATCAGAAGTGAagataactgaaaataatgcatCCCATCCAGATAGTGAGAACTCTGGTGAGAGCCCAGAGGGCCAAGTGTGCACTGGTGCTAATTTGGAAGTGAAAAGCACATCTCCAGAGGAAAACAGTGCTGTGTCTTATGAGAGAGGCATCATCCCACAGCAGAACTTGTGGTGCCAAGCACAGGAATGCTGGAAGAGGATCAAAGACTGTTCATCATCTACAAAAAATAGGCGTAATCCTACTTTTCAATCAAATGCCCAACGTAAAGTAAGGGGTGTTAGGATGCCAGCATATCGTATG GTACAAGAGCAAAAGTATCAAATAATTGTTAAAGATCTCACTCAAAAAG aaCAGAGAGattgctttcttgcttttataAAGGAAGTACCAGTGACAAAATGGAGAAAGTTTATGAGAACTCACCTGGAGGAAAATGTTATTGATAAAATTAAGTATAACTGGCCTAGTAACATAGATGAGCAATCTTATCAGATGCTTCTCATCTGGAAAAACACACTGGGGGAGAAACAATGTATTATTAAGTTACTGGATGAGCTATGGGATATAGATACCAGAGCTTACAGTAGTATAGTCAGCACTTTAACGAGTAATAACATTATAAGTAAAATAGAAGCTACAGATTAA
- the LOC110401801 gene encoding tumor necrosis factor receptor superfamily member 10A-like isoform X2: MPGRGAEVCREGEYLYERSCCVLCPAGTYVVQHCKTPHSMGICDSCTEGKGYTAHANGLEECLLCRQCKDDQITLRTCTVTSDTECQCKQGYFCPAEGCEICQRCSQTCPEGKEIVQTCNATMDLGCGLPDQGNGYLTWVTAIILFAVVVVAGLLVFYTIRKCKSNKATLPDKEERGLAYEDSTLLSEVKITENNASHPDSENSGESPEGQVCTGANLEVKSTSPEENSAVSYERGIIPQQNLWCQAQECWKRIKDCSSSTKNRRNPTFQSNAQRKVRGVRMPAYRMVQEQKYQIIVKDLTQKEQRDCFLAFIKEVPVTKWRKFMRTHLEENVIDKIKYNWPSNIDEQSYQMLLIWKNTLGEKQCIIKLLDELWDIDTRAYSSIVSTLTSNNIISKIEATD; the protein is encoded by the exons ATGCCTGGAAGAGGCGCAGAGGTCTGCAGAGAGGGAGAGTACTTGTATGAACGTAGCTGCTGCGTGCTGTGCCCGGCAG GTACTTACGTTGTTCAGCACTGCAAGACTCCGCATTCAATGGGAATATGTGACTCTTGCACCGAAGGGAAAGGTTACACTGCCCATGCGAATGGCTTGGAAGAATGCTTGCTATGCAGACAGTGCAAAGACG aCCAAATAACTCTGAGAACCTGTACTGTGACAAGTGACACTGAATGCCAGTGCAAACAGGGATACTTCTGCCCTGCTGAAGGCTGTGAAATATGTCAGAGATGCAGTCAAAC GTGcccagaagggaaagaaattgTGCAGACTTGCAATGCTACAATGGACCTAGGATGTGGCTTACCTGATCAAG GAAATGGATATCTTACTTGGGTGACTGcaataattttgtttgctgttgttgttgttgctggttTGCTTGTGTTCTATACAATAAGGAAGTGTAAGAGCAATAAAG ctacTTTACCTGACAAAGAAGAGAGAGGCCTG GCATACGAAGATAGTACGCTTTTATCAGAAGTGAagataactgaaaataatgcatCCCATCCAGATAGTGAGAACTCTGGTGAGAGCCCAGAGGGCCAAGTGTGCACTGGTGCTAATTTGGAAGTGAAAAGCACATCTCCAGAGGAAAACAGTGCTGTGTCTTATGAGAGAGGCATCATCCCACAGCAGAACTTGTGGTGCCAAGCACAGGAATGCTGGAAGAGGATCAAAGACTGTTCATCATCTACAAAAAATAGGCGTAATCCTACTTTTCAATCAAATGCCCAACGTAAAGTAAGGGGTGTTAGGATGCCAGCATATCGTATG GTACAAGAGCAAAAGTATCAAATAATTGTTAAAGATCTCACTCAAAAAG aaCAGAGAGattgctttcttgcttttataAAGGAAGTACCAGTGACAAAATGGAGAAAGTTTATGAGAACTCACCTGGAGGAAAATGTTATTGATAAAATTAAGTATAACTGGCCTAGTAACATAGATGAGCAATCTTATCAGATGCTTCTCATCTGGAAAAACACACTGGGGGAGAAACAATGTATTATTAAGTTACTGGATGAGCTATGGGATATAGATACCAGAGCTTACAGTAGTATAGTCAGCACTTTAACGAGTAATAACATTATAAGTAAAATAGAAGCTACAGATTAA